A genomic stretch from Theropithecus gelada isolate Dixy chromosome 2, Tgel_1.0, whole genome shotgun sequence includes:
- the TMEM108 gene encoding transmembrane protein 108 isoform X1: MKRSLQALYCQLLSFLLILALTEALAFAVQEPSPRESLQVLPSGTPPGTMVTAPHSSTRRTSVVMLTPNPDGPPSQAAAPMATPTPHAEGHPPAHTISSIAATVTAPHSESSLSTRPAPAATTTTSSNPEGRSQGQAAPTILLTKPPGATSRPTTAPARTTTRRPPRPPRPPGTSRKGAGNSSRPVPPAPGGHSRSKEGQRGRNPSSTPLGQKRPLGKIFQIYKGNFTGSVEPDPSTLTPRTPLWGNSSSPQPHTVAATTVPSNTSWAPPTTSLGPAEDKPGLRRAAQGGGSTFTSQGGTPDATAASGALVSPQPAPVPSQRPHRGDPQDGPSHSDSWLTVTPGTNRPLSASSGVFTAATGPTPAAFNTSVSAPSQGIPQGASTTPQAPTHPPRVSESTISGAKEETAATLTMTDRVPSPLSTVVSTATGNFLNRLVPAGTWKPGTAGNISHVAEGDKPQHRATICLSKMDIAWVILAISVPISSCSVLLTVCCMKRKKKTANPENNLSYWNNAITMDYFNRHAVELPREIQSLETSEDQLSEPRSPANGDYRDTGMVLVNPFCQETLFVGNDQVSEI, encoded by the exons GTTTCCTGCTGATTTTGGCACTGACCGAAGCGCTGGCATTTGCCGTCCAGGAACCATCTCCCAGGGAATCTCTTCAGGTCCTCCCTTCAGGCACTCCCCCAGGAACCATGGTGACAGCACCCCACAGCTCTACCAGACGTACTTCTGTGGTGATGCTGACCCCCAATCCTGATGGACCCCCCTCACAGGCTGCAGCTCCCATGGCAACACCGACACCCCATGCAGAGGGGCACCCTCCTGCGCACACCATCTCCAGCATCGCTGCGACAGTAACCGCCCCCCATTCTGAAAGCTCCCTGTCCACAAGGCCCGCTCCAGCGGCCACGACAACCACATCCTCCAACCCGGAGGGCCGCTCTCAAGGCCAGGCTGCCCCCACCATCCTGCTGACAAAGCCTCCAGGGGCCACCAGCCGCCCCACCACAGCGCCCGCCCGCACTACCACACGCAGGCCCCCCAGGCCCCCCAGGCCCCCAGGCACTTCCCGAAAAGGGGCTGGTAATTCATCACGCCCTGTCCCGCCTGCACCTGGTGGCCACTCCAGGAGTAAAGAAGGACAGCGGGGACGAAATCCAAGTTCCACACCTCTGGGGCAGAAGCGGCCCCTGgggaaaatatttcagatatacAAGGGCAACTTCACAGGGTCTGTGGAACCAGACCCCTCTACCCTCACCCCCAGGACCCCGCTCTGGGGCAACTCCTCTTCACCACAGCCCCACACAGTGGCTGCGACCACAGTGCCCAGCAATACCTCATGGGCACCCCCTACCACCTCCCTGGGGCCTGCAGAGGACAAGCCAGGCCTTCGCAGAGCAGCCCAGGGGGGTGGTTCTACCTTCACCAGCCAAGGAGGGACACCAGATGCCACAGCAGCCTCAGGTGCCCTTGTCAGTCCACAACCTGCCCCAGTGCCTTCTCAGCGCCCCCACCGCGGTGACCCACAGGACGGCCCCAGCCATAGTGACTCTTGGCTTACTGTCACTCCTGGCACCAACAGACCTCTGTCTGCCAGCTCTGGGGTCTTCACGGCTGCCACGGGGCCCACCCCAGCTGCCTTCAATACCAGTGTCTCAGCCCCTTCCCAGGGGATTCCTCAGGGAGCATCCACAACCCCACAAGCTCCAACCCATCCCCCCAGGGTCTCAGAAAGCACTATTTCTGGAGCCAAGGAGGAGACTGCGGCCACCCTCACCATGACCGACAGGGTGCCCAGTCCTCTCTCCACGGTGGTATCCACAGCCACAGGCAACTTCCTCAACCGCTTGGTCCCCGCCGGGACCTGGAAGCCTGGGACAGCAGGGAACATCTCCCATGTGGCCGAGGGGGACAAACCCCAGCACAGAGCCACCATCTGCCTGAGCAAGATGGATATCGCCTGGGTGATCCTGGCCATCAGCGTGCCCATCTCCTCCTGCT CTGTCCTGCTGACGGTGTGCTgcatgaagaggaagaagaagaccGCCAACCCAGAGAACAACCTGAGCTACTGGAACAACGCCATCACCATGGACTACTTCAACAGGCATGCTGTGGAGCTGCCCAGGGAGATCCAGTCCCTTGAAACCTCTGAG gACCAGCTCTCAGAGCCCCGCTCCCCAGCCAATGGCGACTATAGAGACACTGGGATGGTTCTTGTTAACCCCTTCTGTCAAGAAACACTGTTTGTGGGAAACGATCAAGTATCTGAGATCTAA